Genomic segment of Paenibacillus polymyxa:
GCTTCTGCACTTCCCTTTCGGACTCCTCAATCTCGATCAGTAATTCCCGCGCCGACACCCTGAGTGCACCTTGTCCAAATGCGACATGTTGCTCTACCTGATCGCTTGTCGCTACGTAAATACTTCTTCTTTTACTGCTCAGCTCCCGAACCAATCGCTCGATGCACTCATCAGCAGTTTCTTTTTCTCTGGTAAAATAAATCTGGACTTTGCTCTGAGCAAAAGTTTTACCTAATCCTGGCACCCTGTAAGCATCAAATACGACGATGACTCTTCTGCCGGAATACGCCTGATGATCCGCCAGTCGTTCAAGAAGTCTGTCCCTCGCTTCCTGCATACCAGATTGTACCAGTGCGGAAAGTTCGGGCCAGGCTCCAATCATGTTGTAACCGTCCACAAGCAGAACATCCCGCGTGTCAGCCATATCGTTAGCCCCGTGCCTGTCGTCCGCGCAATACTTCGTACATGACAACACCCGCAGCTACAGAAGCATTAAGGGAATTAATTTGCCCCGCCATTGGCAGCTTGACGAGTACATCGCATTTTTCACGGATCAAACGGCCCATTCCTTTATTTTCGTTACCAATGACAATAGCTACTGGCCCCGTGAATACTCCATTCCCAAAGACAGGATCTGTCGCTGTAACATCCGTGCCAACTACCCATACACCTTCTTCTTTAAGACGATCAATGGTTTGTCCCAGATTGTTTACACGCGCCACCGGGACGTACTCCACAGCACCTGCCGATGTTTTGGACACTGTTACAGTTACAGCTGCAGAGCGCCTTTTCGGCACAATAACACCATGTGCTCCAGTACAGTCCGCTGTACGAAGGATGGAGCCCAAATTATGAGGATCTTCAATCTCATCCAGCAAAATTAAAAACGGCTCTTCTCCCTTATCACGAGCAGTGGCGAGCAATTCTTCCACTTCAACATAGGCAAAGGGCGCAGCTTGCGCGACCACTCCCTGATGCTGAATGCCCGGAACCATTTGATCCAGCTTACGCTTGTCCACCTGCAAGACAATAATTCCTGCTTTTTTGGCCTCAGCTGTAATCGGCAGCGTCAAATGTTTTTGTGCATTATCCGCAATCCATATTTTATTTATCGTTCTGCCTGAACGCAATGCCTCCGTTACCGAATGCTTACCGGCAATCCATTCTTCTTCCATCTCTAGCTTCCTCCCGGGACACGGCCGATGCTTGTTCCATCCAGTCCGTTCCCATTTATGATTTTTCTGTATTTTCCATCTGTGCAATTCCGTACGTAATCAACTCTCTTAATCTGTCCAAATGTCCATCACAATAAAGAGATCCAATTAACCCTTCCAGTGCAGTGGCATGACGATACTCAAGCACATCAGCATTTTTAGGCAAACTTCCTGATTTAGCATTTCTTCCTTGTCGGACAATATCGCGTTCTTCTTCCGTCAGTACCTTTTCCAATAGCCCCAACATACGACTCTGCGCCTTGGCAGAGACTAGCCCTGTGGCTCGGCGGTGCAGATGATTTGGACGCAGGTTGGGCTGTGCCAACAAATATTGCCGGACAGCTACCTCATACACTGCATCACCAATATAAGCTAGTGCAATGGGAGGCATCAAACGAGCTGGCTTGGACGCAGGGTACGGGAACCAGTTCCCCGTACCTGCCGATGCTCCTGAGTTCAGTGGCTTATCACTCATTTTCGCCGCCACCGCATACCCTGCGCTGTATCTTCAAGCACAATGCCTTTTGCAGCCAACAGATCGCGAATTTCGTCAGCTCTACCCCAGTTTTTGGTCTTACGAGCTTCGACACGTTCTGCAATTAACTGCTCAATTTCGTCATCCAGCAACTCTTCACTCGGTTCCGAATAAATGCGAAGAACGTTATTCATCGATTGAAAGGTATGCAATACAGCTTGTAGTTCCGCCTGATGTACGACATCTCGCTGCAACAAATGGTTTGCTTCGCTAACCCAATCAAATACAGCAGTAATCGCATCAGGTGTATTGAAATCATCATTCATTTTTTCGCCAAACTGCTGCAAAATTCCGTCGAGCTTCGTTTGCAGTTCCGTCGATACTCCCCCATTACCTTCCAGCGCATTAGCTAAACGATGCTTCACATTGGCAACTGCATTGGCGATCCGCTCGACGCTGTTCTCTGCCTGACTCATAGTCTCTTGGTTGTAGTTCAACGGATTCCGGTAATGCGTCGACAACATAAAATAACGTAAAGCCTCCGGCTTGTGATGAGCGCGCAAATCTTTAACCAAAATACCATTACCGAGTGATTTCGACATTTTTTCATTATCTATGCGAATATAGCCGTTATGCATCCAGTAGCGAGATAATGGCTTACCCGTGATCACTTCGGATTGTGCGCATTCACATTCATGATGCGGAAATTGCAGATCCTGTCCGCCCCCATGAATATCCAGTGTATCCCCCAAATAATGGCGAGCCATAGCAGAGCATTCGATATGCCAGCCTGGTCGCCCATCTCCCCAAGGGCTCGACCAATAAATTTCGCCCGGTTTCGCTGCCTTCCAGAGTACAAAGTCCTCAGCATTTTCCTTGCGCTCATCCACATTGATGCGAATACCGAACTGAAGCTCTTCCAGATTTTGACCTGACAGTTGTCCGTAATCTTTGAACTTTTTGGTTCGATAGAACACATCGCCATCATTCTCATAGGCATAGTCCTTGTCTACCAATTCCTTAATAAAATCAATAATCAGGTCCATGCTCTCTGTTACACGAGGGTTCATACTGGCAGCAGGAACATTCAATCCTGCCAGATCCTCATGGTAGGCAGCAATAAATTTCTCAGCAACTGCCGAAACCTCCATATCAAGTTCCCGAGCTTTGCGGATTAATTTATCATCGACATCCGTAAAATTCACCACATAGTTTACATCATAGCCCAAGTACTCCAGGTAGCTGCGCACCACGTCAAATACAATTACAGGTCGTGCATTGCCAATATGAATGTAATCATACACGGTAGGTCCGCATACATACATTTTAACCTTCCCAGGCTCCAGTGGCACAAAAGGCTCCCGACTCCTCGTCATTGTATTATAAATTTGAAGCGGCATTGTTATGTTCCTCCCTCATGAAAATCATTTTTCTAATTTATTCTCTTGGGTCACCTGATGTTTCTGAGCAGATGCCCCATCCTTCAAATCAGACATTTCTGCACGCAAACGTTCTATTTCCCGTTGAAGTTCTCGCATAGAGTCCACAACCGGATCAGGCAATTGATGACTAAGTCGGTCTGGACGCCTACCATCCTGTCTGACAACTCGCCCCGGGATGCCCACCACCGTACTGTTTGGTGGAACTTCTTTGAGCACAACCGAGTTAGAGCCAATGTTGGATTGTGCCCCAATCGTGAAAGAACCTAATATCTTTGCACCGGAGCCGATAACAACATTATTCCCAATGGTCGGATGGCGCTTCCCTTTCTCTTTCCCAGTCCCACCGAGTGTGACCCCCTGATACAATATGACATCGTCGCCAATCTCACAGGTTTCACCGATGACAACTCCCATGCCATGATCAATGAACAGCCGATCTCCGATACGAGCGCCAGGATGAATTTCAATGCCTGTCATAAACCTTGATACCTGGGATATAACACGGGCTAGAGTACACCAGTTTCGCAAATAAAACCAATGTGCGATTCGATGTGCCCAAAGGGCATGAACGCCGGAATACGTAAAAATGACCTCCAGCTTACTCCGGGCGGCCGGATCATTATCCAAAACAGTCTGAATGTCGGATTTGAAATGTCTGAACATGTCGCCCTCCTATTCCCTTCATATCCTTGCCGCATCATCACTACACTTCACGTTCCGCCAATTTTCGCATCCACCAGCACTCTTCGACATTTTTCAATCTATAACGAGTCTGAGTCTGATAAAAAAAGAAAAAGCGCCTCCGCAGCCTAAGCTGCAGAGACGCATGAACGTGGTCCCACTCTGCTTCGAACATATCTGCTGCATAAAAAGCAGACAGTCCGTCTTTGGCGTCCTGTAACGGGAACGACTCGGCACGCCCTTGTCACATCAGCATTTGACGCTAATGAAAGTTCGGGCGCACGGCTCCCAGGCGCATTTCCTCCGCAGGTCATCTGGACGGCTCTCAGCCTGGGGTTTCCCCTCGACCGTCCTCTCTGGCAGATGCCCATATGCAGTGTACTTCTCCTGTTCGCAGCCTTTACACGTAAATATCAATCCGTATCAATGGAGTCATTATAGCGAAAAGACAACAAATTGACAAGAAATATCAGCCTTTAATTTGTGCCTTGAGACGATCCAGTACCTTGTCACGTCCGAGCAAAAAGATGGTTTCGTTCAAATCCCGTCCATGCGTTTGGCCTGTGAGAGCCACACGAATCGGCATGAATAGTTGTTTTCCCTTAAAACCCGTTTCCTTTTGAACTTCCTTGATCAGCTTAGCCATTTGTGGAGCTGTAAATTCCTCGCTCG
This window contains:
- a CDS encoding NYN domain-containing protein; translated protein: MADTRDVLLVDGYNMIGAWPELSALVQSGMQEARDRLLERLADHQAYSGRRVIVVFDAYRVPGLGKTFAQSKVQIYFTREKETADECIERLVRELSSKRRSIYVATSDQVEQHVAFGQGALRVSARELLIEIEESEREVQKRIQQDSAKLSRNSLDAKLSPELRKLFERWRRE
- the rlmB gene encoding 23S rRNA (guanosine(2251)-2'-O)-methyltransferase RlmB; protein product: MEEEWIAGKHSVTEALRSGRTINKIWIADNAQKHLTLPITAEAKKAGIIVLQVDKRKLDQMVPGIQHQGVVAQAAPFAYVEVEELLATARDKGEEPFLILLDEIEDPHNLGSILRTADCTGAHGVIVPKRRSAAVTVTVSKTSAGAVEYVPVARVNNLGQTIDRLKEEGVWVVGTDVTATDPVFGNGVFTGPVAIVIGNENKGMGRLIREKCDVLVKLPMAGQINSLNASVAAGVVMYEVLRGRQARG
- a CDS encoding Mini-ribonuclease 3 — translated: MSDKPLNSGASAGTGNWFPYPASKPARLMPPIALAYIGDAVYEVAVRQYLLAQPNLRPNHLHRRATGLVSAKAQSRMLGLLEKVLTEEERDIVRQGRNAKSGSLPKNADVLEYRHATALEGLIGSLYCDGHLDRLRELITYGIAQMENTEKS
- the cysS gene encoding cysteine--tRNA ligase, whose protein sequence is MPLQIYNTMTRSREPFVPLEPGKVKMYVCGPTVYDYIHIGNARPVIVFDVVRSYLEYLGYDVNYVVNFTDVDDKLIRKARELDMEVSAVAEKFIAAYHEDLAGLNVPAASMNPRVTESMDLIIDFIKELVDKDYAYENDGDVFYRTKKFKDYGQLSGQNLEELQFGIRINVDERKENAEDFVLWKAAKPGEIYWSSPWGDGRPGWHIECSAMARHYLGDTLDIHGGGQDLQFPHHECECAQSEVITGKPLSRYWMHNGYIRIDNEKMSKSLGNGILVKDLRAHHKPEALRYFMLSTHYRNPLNYNQETMSQAENSVERIANAVANVKHRLANALEGNGGVSTELQTKLDGILQQFGEKMNDDFNTPDAITAVFDWVSEANHLLQRDVVHQAELQAVLHTFQSMNNVLRIYSEPSEELLDDEIEQLIAERVEARKTKNWGRADEIRDLLAAKGIVLEDTAQGMRWRRK
- the cysE gene encoding serine O-acetyltransferase translates to MFRHFKSDIQTVLDNDPAARSKLEVIFTYSGVHALWAHRIAHWFYLRNWCTLARVISQVSRFMTGIEIHPGARIGDRLFIDHGMGVVIGETCEIGDDVILYQGVTLGGTGKEKGKRHPTIGNNVVIGSGAKILGSFTIGAQSNIGSNSVVLKEVPPNSTVVGIPGRVVRQDGRRPDRLSHQLPDPVVDSMRELQREIERLRAEMSDLKDGASAQKHQVTQENKLEK